One window of Dendropsophus ebraccatus isolate aDenEbr1 chromosome 13, aDenEbr1.pat, whole genome shotgun sequence genomic DNA carries:
- the LOC138771370 gene encoding uncharacterized protein, which produces MIQIYICWYNGRRYGRLAGRIHCEACGGPNLPSTDASKPLAERQKAVIETERQKAVTGIERQKAVTDTKRQKAVTDTERQKVVTDTERQKAVTDTERQKAVTDSKRQKVVTDTERQTAVTDTERQKAVTDTERQKVVTDSKREKAVTDSERQKVVNDTERQTAVTDTERQKAVTDTERQKRSLIPRGKKQKAVTDTEKQKAVTDTERQKVVTNSERQIAVTDTERKKAVTNTERKKAVTDTKRQKAVTDTERQKAVTDTERQKVVTNSERQMAVTDTERQTAVTDTEKQKQKAVTDTERQKVVTDTKRQKAVTDTERQKAVSDTEKQKAVTDTEKQKAVTDSERQKVVTDTERQMTVTDTERQKAVTDTERQKRSLIPRGKKHKAVTDTEKQKAVSDTERQKVVTNSERQMAVTDTERQKAVTDTERQKAVSDTEKQKAVTDTEKQKAVTDSERQKVVTNSERQMAVTDTERQKAVTDTERQKAASDTEKQKAVTDTEKQKAVSDTERQKVVTNSERQIAVTDTERQKAVTDTERKKAVTNTERKKAVTDTKRQKAVTDTERQKAVTDTERQKVVTNSERQMAVTDTERQTAVTDTEKQKAVTDTEMQKWSLIPRGKKQKAVTDTKKQKAVSDTERKKVVTNSERQMVVTDTERQKAVTDTERQKAVTNTERQKAVTNTERQNAVTDTERQNVVTDTKRQKAVTDTKRQKAVTDSERQKVVTDTERQTAKAVTGIERQKAVTDTKRQKVVTDTERQKAVSDTEKQKAVTDTEKQNAVSDTERQKAVSDTKRQKAVREERLI; this is translated from the exons atgatccaaatctacatctgctggtACAACGGCCGCAGGTATGGACGcctggccggccggattcactgcGAGGCGTGCGGGGGCCCTAATTTAcca agcacagatgcaagtaagCCGCTTGCAGaaaggcagaaggcggtcatcgaaactgagaggcagaaggcggtcaccggtATCgagaggcagaaggcagtcaccGATACCAAGAGGCAGAAGGCTGTCACCGATACCgagaggcagaaggtggtcaccGATAccgagaggcagaaggcggtcaccgataccgAGAGGCAGAAAGCGGTCACCGATAGCaagaggcagaaggtggtcaccgatactgagaggcagacgGCGGTCACCGATACAgagaggcagaaggcagtcaccGATACCgagaggcagaaggtggtcaccGATAGCAAGAGggagaaggcggtcaccgatagcGAGAGGCAAAAGGTGGTCAACGATACGGAGAGGCAGacggcggtcaccgatactgagaggcagaaggcagtcaccgatactgagaggcagaagcggTCATTGATACCGAGAGGCA AaaagcagaaggcggtcaccgatactgagaagcagaaggcggtcaccgatactgagaggcagaaggtggtcaccAATAGTGAGAGGCAGATAGCGGTCACCGATACGGAGAGGAAGAAGGCGGTCACCAATACGGAGAGGAAGAAGGCGGTCACAGATACCaagaggcagaaggcagtcactgATACGGAGAGGCAGAAAGCGGTCACTGATACGgagaggcagaaggtggtcaccAATAGTGAGAGGCAGATGGCGGTCACTGATACGGAGAGGCAGacggcggtcaccgatactgagaagCAGAAG CAGAAGGCAGTCACCGATACCGAGAGACAGAAAGTGGTCACCGATACCaagaggcagaaggcagtcaccGATACCGAGAGGCAGAAGGCAGTCTCCGATACAGAaaagcagaaggcggtcaccgatactgagaagCAGAAGGCAGTCACCGATAGCgagaggcagaaggtggtcaccgatactgagagacagatgacggtcaccgatactgagaggcagaaggcagtcaccgatactgagaggcagaagcggTCACTGATACCGAGAGGCA AAAAGCacaaggcggtcaccgatactgagaagCAGAAGGCAGTCtctgatactgagaggcagaaagtGGTCACCAATAGTGAGAGGCAGATGGCGGTCACTGATAcggagaggcagaaggcggtcaccgatacagAGAGGCAGAAGGCAGTCTCCGATACAGAaaagcagaaggcggtcaccgatactgagaagcagaaggcggtcaccgatagcGAGAGGCAGAAAGTGGTCACCAATAGTGAGAGGCAGATGGCGGTCACTGATAcggagaggcagaaggcggtcactgatacagAGAGGCAGAAGGCAGCCTCCGATACAGAaaagcagaaggcggtcaccgatactgagaagCAGAAGGCAGTctccgatactgagaggcagaaggtggtcaccAATAGTGAGAGGCagatagcggtcactgatacggagaggcagaaggcggtcaccgatacggAGAGGAAGAAGGCGGTCACCAATACGGAGAGGAAGAAGGCGGTCACAGATACCaagaggcagaaggcagtcactgATACGGAGAGGCAGAAAGCGGTCACTGATACGgagaggcagaaggtggtcaccAATAGTGAGAGGCAGATGGCGGTCACTGATACGGAGAGGCAGacggcggtcaccgatactgagaagCAGAAGgcagtcaccgatactgagatGCAGAAGTGGTCACTGATACCGAGAGGCA AaaagcagaaggcggtcaccgatactaagAAGCAGAAGGCAGTCTCCGATACTGAGAGGAAGAAGGTGGTCACCAATAGTGAGAGGCAGATGGTGGTCACTGATAcggagaggcagaaggcggtcaccgatactgagaggcagaaggcggtcaccaatacggagaggcagaaggcggttacCAATACAGAGAGGCAGAACGCAGTCACCGATACCGAGAGGCAGAACGTCGTCACCGATACcaagaggcagaaggcggtcaccgataccaagaggcagaaggcggttacCGATAGCgagaggcagaaggtggtcaccgatactgagaggcagacgGCG aaggcggtcaccggtatcgagaggcagaaggcggtcactgataccaagAGACAGAAAGTGGTCACCGATACCGAGAGGCAGAAGGCAGTCTCCGATACAGAaaagcagaaggcggtcaccgatactgagaagCAGAATGCAGTctccgatactgagaggcagaaggcggtcagtgaTACCaagaggcagaaggcagtcagagaGGAAAGacttatctaa
- the LOC138770967 gene encoding ras-related and estrogen-regulated growth inhibitor-like protein gives MVVQIRSSRQPHTKMSEIGHQQHKVEANILVLGAESVGKSALTVRFLTRRFIGEYVGTESIYTHNVMVDGRETFFSIWDSVCPQNPNLQTCVSEEQLRWADGFILVYSICDRDSFNVVRQQLQRIRQIKKRNSSAPIIIVGNKRDLQHRREISSEEGRLLAIASDCDFFEISAAETYHGSLVVFHQLLETVRENRSSSKKNAGIKGIVRSMSAVFGRRRTE, from the exons ATGGTTGTACAGATCCGCAGCAGCCGGCAGCCGCACACCAAGATGAGCGAGATCGGGCACCAGCAGCACAAGGTGGAAGCCAACATCCTGGTCCTGGGGGCCGAGAGCGTCGGCAAATCCG CTCTGACCGTTCGCTTCCTGACCCGGAGATTTATCGGGGAATACGTGGGCACAG AGTCCATCTACACCCACAACGTCATGGTTGATGGTAGAGAAACCTTCTTCAGCATCTGGGACTCTGTCTGTCCACAG AACCCGAACCTTCAGACCTGTGTCAGCGAGGAGCAGCTCCGCTGGGCGGACGGCTTCATCCTGGTCTACAGCATCTGTGACCGCGACAGCTTCAACGTGGTCCGCCAGCAGCTCCAGCGCATCCGCCAGATCAAGAAGCGCAACAGCTCGGCGCCCATCATCATTGTGGGAAACAAGCGGGACCTCCAGCACCGGCGGGAGATCTCCAGCGAGGAGGGGCGCCTGCTGGCCATTGCCTCCGACTGTGACTTCTTCGAGATCTCGGCGGCGGAGACCTACCATGGCTCCTTGGTGGTCTTCCATCAGCTGCTGGAGACGGTGAGGGAGAACAGGAGCTCCAGCAAGAAGAACGCCGGCATCAAGGGCATCGTGAGGAGCATGTCCGCCGTATTCGGGAGGAGAAGGACCGAGTGA